Within the Indicator indicator isolate 239-I01 chromosome 1, UM_Iind_1.1, whole genome shotgun sequence genome, the region GCGCACTCAAGTCCATGTCCTAGGATCCGGACGTTTAGAAACGGCAGACAGTGCGAGGCTCGGGGCAGCGGCTCGGGACCCCGTGCACCGGCACCGCTCGGCGGGCGCTGCGCGGGGCAGTCCGTGCCCTGCGCGGGACAGCGCAGCAGGTCCCGCGGCGGGCGGCCCCCCCAGGGTCTCCATGACGACCCGCCGCCGCTTGGGTTGCCAGGGCGGCAGCGCCGGGGGTTGCGGCCCGGGCTTCCAACTGGCCGCAGCCAACAGCCACCGCCACCGCGTCTATCGGCTGCCGCCTATAACAGGGGCGGCGGGCGGCCTTCTCGACGGTGTGCGGCGCGGGGGAGGCGTAGTGTTCTGCGGGGACAGGTGgcgagcagagccaggctgcgcGGCAGACAGCTTGCCCTCCTGCCgggctgcaggggctgcccGAGGTGTGGCTAAgtatttgtggtggtttgaaggaatttttttcctttgaacttcgttttgtttgttgggcctttttttttcctccaaaaagtTACCGACGCCGGGACGATGCGCCGCACCGGTAAGAAGAGCCGGGCGGGGCGGTGGGAGCCCTGCCCCGCTGCCCCCCGCAGCGGCCGGACCGTGCTGGGGGTCCTGACGGACAACGGGCAGCAGCGACCCGGCAGCCAGGTGAGCCCCGCCTGCGGCGGCAGCCTTCGTCGCTGCTCGTGGAGCCACGCAGCCCCTCCCTTGCCCGCCgaggggctgcagctgcccGCCGGGCTCCCTGGGGAAGCTGTGCGTGGCTGGGCCGCCCGGCCCGCGGGCCCGCGGGAGCTCCCTGGCCCAGTAGGGACCCCGGGGCTGGCTGCCTGCACAGGCAGGAGCGGTGCGAGCACCTTCTCTCGAGGCTGCGAGTAAAGGCCTGGGGGTGGCGGGGGAAGGAGGTGCGCCGTCTCCGGTTAATGAGCGTGAGTTTCCCGAGAAACCCAGCTAGTAACAGCCGAGTCCTAATCCACTGGCGTGTCCCCCTGGAAATACTTAGAACAAATAAACCCATCCTGGAAAGAAGGGAGGCTCCATGTGGTTTTATTTGGGCACCTACCCTCTAAAGTTTAGGGAGTGGTTTAGGAAATACCTGTTAATTGATGATGATTACCCGAACGGCCCCTTGCCGTGTGGCTGGCCATGGTGCCAGAGCCTTCAAGAACCTAAATTTCACAGCAGGATGTCTGtctgcatttctgtttcttggGCCCTCCTGGAACCTGCTGGTGTGGCAAGGAAAATGCTGTGCTGACTCGTGGGACCTAAATTAGTAGCTGTTAGATGTGCACAAACTCTTCTTGGTTGTGTCTGTAAAGCCTCTAACTCAGCTGGTGGCTTACTTATAGTAGATGATGTGAAGGGCTATAGCCTGACTGCACATTAGATACATGGCTTGTGATGCTTTAGCTCATAAGTTTGAATTGGTTTGTAGCTCAGCATAAAATGTCCACTCACAGGTGAAGTCATTCATAAATCTGTGACATTACCTGGGCTCttccttttgttattttaaCATGTTGCACTTCAAAGCAGCTACTCCTTGGGATAACTGTGTAGCAGACTCTGCACTTGCCAGCTCCATCCAAACCAAGCAGCACTCGCCtcactgtccttggagatgGGGCTATACTCCCCTGGTTCCTGACTTTCAGTACACCTCCCTCTTTCTGCAAGAAGTCTGTTGCAGCAAGAGTCTGTTGCATCAATTCTTCTGAGGCACCAGCTGTAGCTGGTGTTTTTCCAGTGAATTTGTTATTGATGTCTATTGGACAAGAGAAATGATTGTCTTTTCCAAAACAAGTGAGACAGCTGCACTCCCACAGTGTTACTGTGTGCTTTGTTTCAGGATGCTGCTGTTATCAGATGCTTCTCTGGCTCTGAAAACACCCTCCCTTCATCTGGAAAAGATGAATTACCCAACCGTGTGGTCAATGCTGCATCAAAGCAAGGGTTTGCTATCTATGTTGACGaatcagaagagaaagagaacaacTGCCAGGTGTCTGAAGAGCTGGAATCAAGCTTGTGTGAACTAGACAGTGCAATGACATCCAATATTCACCTACTGCTGGATCTGAGTACAGGTAACTCTGGTTACTATTCAGATGTATCTACAGCACAAGTAGATGTAGGGTGGTTATTAATTGTGATGCTGGTAGTGAGCAGCTTCTGTTACAATAAATAACACTTCAAGGTAACTTGGATTTTTGTCTACACGAGGCACAACACTTATGGGCTAGAAATAGCAGGAGAAGGTGAAGAGGCTAATTACCCAAAGGTATTACTGCTTCCCCTTACCTGTTAGGATCTCCTATGATAGTGGACACATCCTTCCAGTCCCAGCCTGAGGATCACATGGAAGATACCATAACTTTGACTGTGGAAGAGTATGCTGAAGACATTCATCAGTACCTCCGAGAGGCGGAAGTGAGTGGCTTGTAACAAGCTTGCAGATACTTGTGATCTTTGTGATGGGCTGCAATACTGCAAAGATGTATGGCTGCCCTAGACTAACCCAAGGCTGCCACTGAACTAAAAAGAAAGTAAGCAAGTAGCAAAAGCCTCTTTGAAGGCAGCATCTAAAGAGTGATGAGATCTTTCAGGATTACTGTGTCCCTGAAATTCCCTACCATTGGAGCACTGCTTGACCCTCTGAGATTAAGAGTTCTTGTGATAGTAGCTGAATGCTGCAAAAATACTAGAGCATCTGGATGTCATCTCACTGACAGCTCTCTTGTTGTAATAGTAGTTTTTCCTATCTTTTGTGTCAGAACAGTTAAGTTCTGCCTCCCAacaggaagagggggaaaatgtgttttactcatttttgtgtccctctGAATGCATTGTATGTGTTTTATGGCAAAAGCTGTCCATAGTCCAGGAGATGTTTTTTATTCTGCTACTAACACAGTAGCTCCTATCTCCTCGGTGCAGAAGTACTATTTTCTAGTGATGCTTGTAGCCTAATTAATACTACTACCTTTATAAGTGTAGCTAGTACTAATAAGTTATTAATAATGGAACAACTCAGGCTCCTTTTACtataaaaaaaatgttcaacAGCTCAGCTATCAATGGTTCTCTTCAGGTTGGGCATACTGTTTCTTCAACTATTCCCCAAACAGGTAAGATTCAGGCCCAAGCCCTACTACATGAAGAAGCAACCAGATATCACAACAGGGATGCGTGCCATCTTGGTAGACTGGCTGGTGGAAGTAGGGGAAGAATACAAACTTCGGACAGAGACTTTGTACTTGGCTGTGAACTTCCTGGACAGGTTCCTTTCCTGCATGTCTGTTCTCAGAGGGAAGCTGCAGCTTGTAGGAACAGCAGCAATTCTTCTGGCTGCGTAAGTGTTTCATCTCCTGAAATGCCAGCAAGCTAGAATTTATTTTTGGACTGAATCTTTTACTTTAATTTGAAGGACTGAAGTCTGCAGTGCTATGTGGCTTTTCATGATGTCTCAAGATTGGCAACTTTGCCTACACTAGCAAATTAAACATTTAATATTTGGTGTGAAGAAACCTTATAGCTGTAACAGCAGGAGTGAAAACACTGTGTTAGGCTGTTAGCCTATAAAGTTGTGGCAATTTCACAGACACAACCTCCAGCTAGGCTTGAAACTGCTTTAAGTGGACAGGGTATCCAACATAGCCTAGGAGCGCATTGTGCTATTGAGACTTTTCTCTCAGAGCTTGCAATTAGTCAATAGCTAACAATGAGTGtatttctatctatccagtTCCTCTAAACATCTCTGACCAAATTTGAAACTAAATTGTTGCCAAGCCTAGAGGAAGCACTGAAATACGAGCTCTAGACAAATCTTAGTAATGTCATGTGCCCATCCTTATATGGGTCcagtggaaattttttttttttaccatagCTTTCAAGCTGATAAATGTGACCTctatattccttttttttcaggaaatatGAAGAGATCTACCCACCGGAAGTGAATGAATTTGTATATATAACAGATGATACATACACAAAGAGGCAACTGCTGAAAATGGAGCACCTGCTTCTCAAAGTATTGGCTTTTGACCTAACAGTCCCAACCATCAACCAATTCCTCCTTCAGTATTTTCAGAGACACGAAGTCTGTATCAGAACAGAAAACTTTGCAAGGGTATGAATTATCCTCCTTTTAGTATTCAAGGAGAAGTGCTCCTAAAAGCAGAACCACTTGTACTTTGCTAAATTATCTGAGCAGGCAATATAGTAGCAGGACCTATATCAGAAGATACTTTCTCATGCCAAGTTTTAGCTGGGACTGCAACAAGCCTAAAACCAGGGTTTTGTGGCCTACCTTATTTGAGAGCTTATTTGCTGAGACTTCTGGATAAGAGTCTCCTGGAAATCCTAAGTTAGGTCTACCTGTCTGGTCAGGGATAACGTGCTGAATAGGCAGCTGGGTGATAGGAATCTGGTTGTTTTTTGAATAGTGCATGCATATCAAGTCTGCTGGGGACATGGTGGTACTGCATATTGGTACACAATGGCACTGTATATGCCTGCATAACTGCACAGGCAACTGTGCTTAGAAACAGGTTAACCCAAGCTCCTAGCAAAACATCTGGCTTGCTTGCTTATCTACAAAGGGTATAGGATTGTATCGTGACTCCACTATACAACAGAGCCCAGATTCTATTTCTTAGAGCTCTCTGTCCATGATCTCCAGGTCAACTTAAGTGAACATGAGCCTCTGTGATTGGGTAGAGTGTGTTACTTCTAAAAGACATTTATTTTCTAAGTCTCTACATCAAAGCTGATAATGAGACCAGAACCTCAGATTACTATGTGTTGTCTAGGCTTTGATAAAGTATGACTTGTGTCCCCATTGAAACAAGCTGATGGTTCTTCTGTAAGATGAACATGACTAGAATGCTATTTCTACCCACCAGACATGTAACTCAAGGGTTTTTTAGGTTTTtcgttgggttttttttttttcttgcatgaaACAGAGACCACTGACAATTTTCAGTGCTGAATGTACCAGCTAGCTTCATTCTATTTGAAAAACTTTTGGgcattttttttgttcagtatcttgcAGAGCTGAGTCTCCTTGAAGCTGATCCTTTTCTGAAGTACCTTCCTTCacaaactgctgcagcagcctacTGTCTAGCAAACTATACAGTGAACAGGTCTTTCTGGGTAAGAACTGCACGTTAATGAGTAGCTCAAATACTTTATGTAGTCATTAGAACTAGgctgagaagcagaaggagTAGCTTCAAAGTATGTTCTAAAGCTTGAAATCTGAGGATAGGTAGCTTTGGAATGACCTAGCTAATGGAACTACCCAATGAATGATAAATCAACCTGAAATATCCTACTTCCTCTCTGAAATTTGAGGGACCTTGCTGTCTTGTTCACTTATATCAAGTCTGGACCTGAAGTCTTGTTAGTCTTCAATCTCCAAAACTCTTCTTCCAAATTCAATTTAGGGGTTTtctgggagggaggagagacctGAATGTGTCTACTTAAGTGAAATGATAACACTGAGTGGCTACTTTAATGCAAACCTTGATAGGCCTGTCAGATGTCTGTTGGAGGAATAGTTTTAGCAGAGAGCAGGATCCAGAAAACATGTAGCGGATGCCGTGTGCTTAAAGCAGAAAGAGGTTCTTGTCAGATCTTATGGCACCAAGGAAGATCTAGAGTGAAACTGATGGTAGGATGCACTTGAATGATTTTCAAGCCTAAAGAATCTATTGTGAGCCCTGATGTAGTGCAAATGGtttctgcttcagcagaaaATGTAGGTTCTAGATCAGTGTTATTCTATAATAAACAACATCtgttgattttgtttggttttgtgttttttctctgaCCAGCCAGAAACACTTGCTACATTCACTGGATATTCATTAAGTGAGATAGTGCCTTGCCTGACTGATCTGCATAAAGCGTGCCTTGATGTTCCCCATTGCCAACTGCAAGCGATTAAGGAGAAGTATAAGCGTGCTAAGTAAGTAACCAGGAACCCACTGTTCTGTAACTTGAGGGCTCTAAGCATAGGATGCCCATGGCTTAGCATCTTTGGCTACAGCTGCTGTAGCTGACAAACCATCAGCTGCTATTCCTGAAATAAAAGCCTCTGTCAGTCTCTTGAGGGGAAAACTTTTCTGACCAGGGTAGTTCATCAGTATACATGTGTAGGAGAATATTCTTCTGCAATATTGCAGGATGATTCTTTTCTTCCCAAG harbors:
- the CCNA1 gene encoding cyclin-A1, with protein sequence MRRTGKKSRAGRWEPCPAAPRSGRTVLGVLTDNGQQRPGSQDAAVIRCFSGSENTLPSSGKDELPNRVVNAASKQGFAIYVDESEEKENNCQVSEELESSLCELDSAMTSNIHLLLDLSTGSPMIVDTSFQSQPEDHMEDTITLTVEEYAEDIHQYLREAEVRFRPKPYYMKKQPDITTGMRAILVDWLVEVGEEYKLRTETLYLAVNFLDRFLSCMSVLRGKLQLVGTAAILLAAKYEEIYPPEVNEFVYITDDTYTKRQLLKMEHLLLKVLAFDLTVPTINQFLLQYFQRHEVCIRTENFARYLAELSLLEADPFLKYLPSQTAAAAYCLANYTVNRSFWPETLATFTGYSLSEIVPCLTDLHKACLDVPHCQLQAIKEKYKRAKYLQVSLLELPAVLPLQ